In Gloeocapsopsis dulcis, the genomic stretch CTTCTGCTTCTATCCAGTAGACAGTTATATCAATCAACCTCTTTAAGTCTTTTAAATCTTTCTGTTCCCAAATTCTTACATAATGAGTCTCATCATTTCCTAGCCAAGTAGCTCTTCTGGCAATTTCTCTAATATTTTCACTTTGAATATCTTCAGAAATACATTTTCCAAGAAATTTCTTTTTGATGTTCTCCTGATTAGTTGGGGTTAACGCGATTAAATAATCTTTGATTAAAAACTCAAGTGCTTTTCTATAACCTACACCACAAATTTGTAGTAATTCTGATTGTTCTGCCTGAAAAGCCTCATTATAAATGTTACAAAAATTTTCAGAAATACCTTGGATAGTTTGATCAAACTCTTTCTTTACATGAATATTTGGAACAGACACTAGATAAACTGCCTCTAAACTATTTTTAGACGTTTTTTCGTATAGAGATACAAATAGACATTGACATAATTGCCTTGGACATTTAAAAACAACTTGGGTAAGAGGATTCTCGAAACCATAATACCCCCAGCAAAAAACAGGTTCTATGTTGTTATGACAAATGGGGCATTCATCAGGCAACTTATTCAAATCAGCATGAATTGTTTCATTTTTAATATTAGATATTGCTATTTTCAATCCCATATTACTTAACTTATCAAACTAATATCATTTCAAAGACATCAACTAAATAGACAGTTATATAGAAATTCAATTGCTTTTCTTCCTAGTCTTCCTTCCTTTCAGCCTACCAATCTTCCCAATCCCGCAAACTTCCGCTCCAGGGAAGCTACCCTATCTTCTAAAGAAGCGATCGCACCCTTTACACTGCTGGGGTCAGTTTGCCCTAAATATTGGGCGATCGCCTCCCGTACCACTTCCGCTTCTTTCCTTCCAGCGGCTGCGGCAATCTCTTGTATTTGTTGCTGCCATTCTTGAGGAACCCTAGCCCCAACCATCGGCGATTCTGCCATCCCTGCTCACTTTGCTATCGGTTTCGTTTCAAGGGTAGCCGATTATAGCTGTAAACGGTGCTAGCAGCGATATCATAAGCAAAAATCATCAAAAATGCCC encodes the following:
- a CDS encoding DUF4145 domain-containing protein codes for the protein MGLKIAISNIKNETIHADLNKLPDECPICHNNIEPVFCWGYYGFENPLTQVVFKCPRQLCQCLFVSLYEKTSKNSLEAVYLVSVPNIHVKKEFDQTIQGISENFCNIYNEAFQAEQSELLQICGVGYRKALEFLIKDYLIALTPTNQENIKKKFLGKCISEDIQSENIREIARRATWLGNDETHYVRIWEQKDLKDLKRLIDITVYWIEAEEKTKEAIRDMPSN